The following nucleotide sequence is from Streptosporangiales bacterium.
GACACCACGAGCGCCTCGGGAACGAACGCGTCGCTGATCGGCTTCAGCTCCGCGTACCAGGTGTCGGCGTGCGGGTCGCTCGGTGGCGCGAACCCGTCGGCGTCGTACGTGCCCGCGACGGACGCCCCGAGCGACAGCATCGAGTACGGGCCGGGGATCGGGCCGTCGGCCTCGATGTCCACGCTGAAGTACACGTCACGCTTCATCGACGCTCCTCACACGATGACGGCGATCAGCACCACGAGGACCAGCAGGGCGATCGCTGCGACGATCCCGACCTTACGACGCCACTGCCGTGCGCGTTCCGCGGCGGCGGCCGCGTGCTCGCGCGCGGCCGCGAGCGCGGCGGTGTCGTCGGCGAGCTGTCGCTCGACGCGCGCCAGGCCGTTGCGCGCCGACGCGATCGACGTCGGCTCCGGCACGTCGACCTTCGTGGCCGGGCCGTCCGCGGCGATCGCGTGGTCGTGGAACGCCTGGTCGACCGCCGTACGCGTGCGGGCCAGGTGGTCCTCGAGCTCCTGCCGCGCCGCGACGGACCGGCGCAGCCGGTCGTCCGCCGCGCCCCTGGCCCCGTCGGCGTCGTCGTCGATCCGGCGGCGCCTGGTCGCGCCGGCCGCCGGCGCCCGCTCCAGGGTGCGCAGCGCCTCGACGTACTCGTCCCAGGCCGAGGTCATCGCCTCACGACCAACCGGTCGACGTCGCCGGCCGCGAGTGGGGCGAACGGCACGAGGGTCATGGGTTGGTCGCGCAGGCCGTCCCAGAACAGCGCGCGGTAGCGCTCCGACGACCACCGCGTCAGCGGGCCGCAGATCTTGCGCACGCCGTCGAGCGGGTGCCGCAGGAACAGGTAGGCGCCGAGGTTGGAGCGGCTCGGGCCGAGTTGGTCGACGCACGTCTGCAGGCGGTTCCACCAGGCGTACGTGACGATGCCGGCGGCCGGGCCGTCCTTGACGATTGCGCGGAACGTGTCGCGGTGCGCCGCAGGGAGGCGGTGCAGGCCGAGACCGACGACGTGCACTGGATCGTCGGCGGCGGTGCCCGTCGTGATCAGGTCATGCAGTGCGGCGAGACGTAGGCCCAGGTCGCCACCGGCGGCGACCTCGACCGTGCTGCCGAGCCGTCGCAGCGCATCCACCAGCGCCGCCCGGCCCTCGGCGAGCACGTCGTCGGCCGGCAGCAGGTCGAGCACGACGAACCGGCCGGGCCGCGTGCGGGCGAGCGAGACGGCGACGCCGGTGAGCACGCCGAGCGCGTCGGACGCCCCGTCGCCGAGCACGGCGAGTCCGGCACCCGGCTCGGCGCGGACGGTCATCGTCGCCGGCTCCTCCGCGACACTGATCGGCATGCCGAGCCAGACCTGGTACGACCCGGCGTCGCCGGCGTCGGCGATGCCGGGTGGGACGGTGACGAGCGACGCAGCCTCGCCGACCCGGAACACCCGCGGTGGTCGCCGGTCGCCGCTGCGCTCCCACAGCCGGCGGCGCAGGTCGTCGAGCACGGCGCGGTCGGCGTACGACACGAGGACGCGGCGGTTGGCCTCGACCGCGCCGTAGGTGTCGTTGAGCACGGCCTCGCCGCGGAACCGCAGCTCGGCGGCGGCGGTGTTCATCAGCTGCAGCATGTGCTGGGAGTCCGACGGCGTGGTCTTGAGCACGATGCGGTACGGCACCTGCCCGAAGATCGACTCGCGCTTGGTCGCCAGCCGCTGGATGCCGGTGAGGCTCTGCGTGGCGAGCACGACATGGACGCCGTAGGCGCGGCCCTGGCGCACGAGGCGTTCGAGCAGCCGGATCGCCTCGTCGGCGACGCCGCCGTCGTCCTCGAAGAGCACCTGGAACTCGTCGAGCACGAGGAGGATCCGCGGCGGTCGGCCGGGACCGGGTGGCAGCTCGGCGATGTCGGCGACGCCGCGTTCCTTGAACAGGTCGCCGCGTCGCTCCAGCTCGGCGGACACGTGCTGCAGCACGGCGAGGCCGAACGGGCGGTCGCTGTGCACGCCGAGGACACGCACGTGGGGCAGCCAGTGCGGCCGGTCGGCGGACGGGCCGAGCGGGGCGAACTCGATGCCCTGCTTGAAGTCGAGCAGGTACATCTCGACGTCCGACGGCGCGTAGCGCACCGCGATGCCGTGCACGAGGGTGTGCAGGAGGTTGGACTTGCCGCTGCCGACCGCGCCGCCGATCAGCACGTTGGGCAGCGGCGGGTTGCCGCTGCGCAGCCGCAGCGTCGCCGGCAGGTCGTCGTCGTACCCGACAACGGTCGCCAGCTCGTCGGTGACGGGCCGCCACCACTCGTCCTCGGGAGGCAGCGTGTCGGCGAAGTCGGCCGTGGGCAGCGTGGCGCGTCCGGCGAGGTCGGCGACGGCGTCGCACGCGGCGGTGACGACGGCGGGGTCGGGTGGCGGGTCGAGCCGGACGGGGAGGCGCTCCAGCCCGTCGAGCTCCAGCCGTCCACCCTCGATCGCCACCGGGTGCAGGAGGGTGAGCAGGTCCTCGACCGCCACGCCGCGCTCGGCGGCGAGGTCGGGGTCGTGGTGCACGAGCAGGCAGATGCCGCGCCGGTCCGCGGTCCTCGCGATCCTGACGAGCTCCCGCTGGGCGCGCGCGTCGACACCGGCCGGGTAGTCGAGGAGGACGAGTACCCGGTACGGCTCCGTCGACCTGGTCGCGGCGGCCGCGAGCTCGGCGAAGCTGCCGTGCCCGAACTGCGCGAGCCGCGCCGCGCGGCGCGACGACGTCGCCACGAGGTCGGCGAGCACGCCGCCGAGAGCGTCGGCGGCGTGGGTGGGCGGCGGCATGACGTCGGGCGCCCGCTGCTGCAGCCGGCCGAAGAGGCCCAGCGCGCCGGTGAGTCGCGGGTCGTACGCGTCGACGCGCAGCAGCGGCGGACGTGTGGACGCCACGAGCCGCAGGACGGCGTGCTGCAGCAGCTCGTACGCCGACTCCGCGCGGTCGCTCCACACCTGCCAGCCGCGCACGCTCGCCGTCGGCAGCACGATGGGCACATTCGTCCGGGAGTCGAGGCTGCCGACGCGGACGTACGAGGTCGTCGCGTCCGCGGTCGGGTGTGGCCTGGTCCAGCCGTCCGCGTCGTAGGGGAGTGAGGCGAGCCCCGGTGCCAGCTCGACGCCGCGCCGCGCCGCGACGGCTCCTGCCGCGGTCATGGCCTCGGACACGGCGCCGCCGACATCGTCGTGCGCCCGCTGCGAGGTGGTCGCGGCCTCGTCGTGCGCCTGCGTGCGGACCCGCTCCGCCTCCTGCTGCTCCGTACGCGCCACCTGCTGCGCGGCGGGCACGAACGCGTCGAGCGCTGCGCGCAGCCCGCGCAGCCGTGCCTCCCACCCGGCGACGTCGCCGGCACCCGGCGAACCGCCGGTCACTGGATCTCCAGACGGGCCATCGCCGACCGCATCTGCTCGATGTCGTCGCGCGCGATGTTGAGCGGGCGCTCCAGCTCGATCTCGCCGAGTGACCGGCCGCTCGTGCCGTCGGTGACCACGACGTGGACGACGCCGTCGGCGTCGTACGACATCGTGACCTTCAT
It contains:
- a CDS encoding cell division protein FtsK; this encodes MTGGSPGAGDVAGWEARLRGLRAALDAFVPAAQQVARTEQQEAERVRTQAHDEAATTSQRAHDDVGGAVSEAMTAAGAVAARRGVELAPGLASLPYDADGWTRPHPTADATTSYVRVGSLDSRTNVPIVLPTASVRGWQVWSDRAESAYELLQHAVLRLVASTRPPLLRVDAYDPRLTGALGLFGRLQQRAPDVMPPPTHAADALGGVLADLVATSSRRAARLAQFGHGSFAELAAAATRSTEPYRVLVLLDYPAGVDARAQRELVRIARTADRRGICLLVHHDPDLAAERGVAVEDLLTLLHPVAIEGGRLELDGLERLPVRLDPPPDPAVVTAACDAVADLAGRATLPTADFADTLPPEDEWWRPVTDELATVVGYDDDLPATLRLRSGNPPLPNVLIGGAVGSGKSNLLHTLVHGIAVRYAPSDVEMYLLDFKQGIEFAPLGPSADRPHWLPHVRVLGVHSDRPFGLAVLQHVSAELERRGDLFKERGVADIAELPPGPGRPPRILLVLDEFQVLFEDDGGVADEAIRLLERLVRQGRAYGVHVVLATQSLTGIQRLATKRESIFGQVPYRIVLKTTPSDSQHMLQLMNTAAAELRFRGEAVLNDTYGAVEANRRVLVSYADRAVLDDLRRRLWERSGDRRPPRVFRVGEAASLVTVPPGIADAGDAGSYQVWLGMPISVAEEPATMTVRAEPGAGLAVLGDGASDALGVLTGVAVSLARTRPGRFVVLDLLPADDVLAEGRAALVDALRRLGSTVEVAAGGDLGLRLAALHDLITTGTAADDPVHVVGLGLHRLPAAHRDTFRAIVKDGPAAGIVTYAWWNRLQTCVDQLGPSRSNLGAYLFLRHPLDGVRKICGPLTRWSSERYRALFWDGLRDQPMTLVPFAPLAAGDVDRLVVRR